In Silene latifolia isolate original U9 population chromosome X, ASM4854445v1, whole genome shotgun sequence, the following proteins share a genomic window:
- the LOC141619587 gene encoding late embryogenesis abundant protein 47, whose translation MSQKDQQQAQRPEEDEELIKYADIFSRIQENVLNQSPQVSGDQSSEGETKETGNKEQRAVSIGDALEAAAITAGQKAVDRSDAAAIQAVEVRATGQTNIMPKGLAATAQSAAQTNARTTTKDKVTLAHILLDAKAKLPKDRAVTRQDAQGVVGAELRNNPNIATYPGGVAASMVAAARINQNLLQSAK comes from the exons ATGAGTCAAAAAGATCAACAACAAGCACAAAGACCAGAAGAAGATGAAGAGTTGATCAAATATGCCGACATTTTCTCAAGGATACAAGAAAACGTACTCAATCAGTCTCCTCAG GTTTCAGGGGATCAAAGTAGTGAGGGAGAAACAAAGGAAACAGGAAACAAAGAACAAAGAGCAGTAAGCATAGGAGATGCTTTAGAAGCAGCAGCAATAACAGCTGGTCAGAAGGCAGTTGATCGAAGCGATGCAGCCGCTATACAGGCAGTTGAGGTTCGAGCCACCGGACAAACTAACATTATGCCTAAGGGTCTTGCTGCCACTGCTCAATCTGCTGCTCAAACCAATGCTAGAACTACTACTAAAGACAAGGTTACTCTTGCTCATATTCTTTTG GATGCAAAAGCAAAGCTGCCAAAAGACAGGGCAGTGACGCGTCAGGATGCTCAAGGAGTGGTGGGTGCGGAACTGAGGAACAACCCTAACATCGCTACCTATCCCGGTGGGGTTGCTGCTTCCATGGTGGCCGCCGCCAGGATTAATCAAAATCTCTTACAGTCCGCAAAATAA
- the LOC141619596 gene encoding aldehyde oxidase GLOX encodes MATFFLLLLFLPFTLLSETNSQNPPTSSPPHLQGLGEWQLLHENIGISAMHMQLLHNNKVVMFDRTDFGPSNLSLPGFQCRLDPFDTALQTDCTAHSILYDIATNSFRPLKISTDTWCSSGAVQPDGTLVQTGGYNDGDHVVRTFTPCGIDYCDWVEYPGYLSERRWYATNQILPDGRIIVIGGRRVFSYEFFPKSPGLNSASNLWLNFLLETKDYEENNLYPFVHLLPDGNLFIFANTRAITFNYIGNNVVKEFPPITDENPRNYPSSGSSVMFPIDENKPVEVEIMICGGSKQGAFTQAAMDRVFVRASNTCGRLKVTDPNPIWVMEEMPMARVMGDMLLIPNGDVLIINGAELGTAGWENAANPVTTPVIYYRNNETQRFHIMSPSPKPRMYHSSAILLTDGRVLVGGSNPHIFYNFTNVEFPTDLSLEAYSPPYLSSNNGPIRPNIIYSEQVLWYGQPFSVTFNVQEYEADENVSVNILAPSFTTHALSMNQRMVVLRLARVTQVSLGMYNVGLLGPSDAKIAPPGYYLLFVVHAGVPSSGLWVRVQ; translated from the coding sequence ATGGCAACCTTCTTCCTTCTACTCCTATTCTTACCCTTTACTTTACTCTCCGAAACAAACTCACAAAACCCGCCAACAAGCTCACCGCCGCACCTGCAAGGGCTCGGTGAGTGGCAGCTTCTCCATGAAAACATCGGTATATCAGCCATGCACATGCAATTGCTGCACAATAATAAGGTGGTTATGTTTGATAGAACTGATTTTGGACCTTCTAACCTTTCACTGCCGGGTTTCCAGTGTCGGCTAGATCCGTTTGATACGGCGTTACAAACCGACTGTACAGCTCACTCGATTCTGTATGACATCGCAACCAACTCATTTCGGCCACTGAAGATTAGTACCGATACTTGGTGTTCTTCAGGTGCGGTCCAACCTGACGGGACTTTAGTCCAGACGGGCGGGTATAATGACGGAGACCATGTGGTTCGTACATTTACGCCTTGTGGTATTGATTATTGTGACTGGGTTGAATATCCTGGATATTTATCCGAGCGTAGATGGTATGCAACTAATCAAATCCTTCCAGATGGTCGCATAATCGTAATTGGTGGTAGACGGGTATTCAGTTACGAGTTCTTCCCTAAAAGCCCTGGCCTCAACTCTGCTTCAAACTTGTGGCTTAATTTTCTTTTGGAGACGAAAGATTACGAGGAAAACAACTTATACCCGTTTGTGCATCTGTTACCAGATGGAAATCTCTTCATCTTTGCTAACACTCGCGCCATTACATTCAACTACATCGGAAACAATGTGGTTAAAGAGTTCCCACCTATCACAGACGAAAACCCTCGAAACTACCCTAGCTCTGGCTCTTCAGTGATGTTCCCTATTGACGAGAATAAACCCGTTGAAGTCGAGATCATGATATGTGGCGGCTCAAAACAAGGTGCATTCACACAGGCGGCCATGGATCGGGTTTTTGTACGGGCAAGTAACACGTGCGGCCGCCTGAAGGTCACCGACCCTAATCCCATTTGGGTCATGGAGGAGATGCCAATGGCGCGGGTAATGGGGGACATGTTGCTAATCCCAAATGGGGATGTTCTTATAATTAATGGTGCGGAACTTGGTACAGCCGGGTGGGAGAACGCAGCCAATCCCGTCACCACTCCGGTAATCTACTATCGGAACAACGAAACCCAGAGGTTTCACATCATGAGCCCATCACCTAAGCCGAGAATGTACCATTCCTCAGCGATTTTGTTAACCGATGGACGGGTTTTAGTAGGAGGAAGTAACCCACATATCTTCTACAATTTCACTAATGTTGAATTTCCTACTGACTTGAGCCTAGAGGCCTACTCACCACCTTACTTATCAAGTAATAACGGTCCGATCAGACCCAACATCATATACAGTGAGCAAGTACTTTGGTACGGTCAGCCGTTTTCAGTAACATTCAACGTGCAAGAATATGAGGCCGATGAGAATGTGTCGGTGAACATTCTCGCACCATCTTTTACAACACATGCCCTATCTATGAACCAGAGGATGGTCGTTTTGAGACTTGCTAGAGTTACCCAAGTATCATTAGGAATGTACAATGTGGGATTGTTGGGGCCTTCCGACGCCAAAATTGCACCTCCTGGGTATTACTTGCTCTTTGTTGTTCATGCTGGTGTACCAAGTTCGGGTTTATGGGTTAGGGTTCAGTAG
- the LOC141619604 gene encoding uncharacterized protein LOC141619604: protein MATFLSKSFYSNRNSHLIPSQYRYISATSHLDGWVDSIKGVFTGKKKSEDSSKSPEDAYTLHRCADEMGKARKLGSLKQYVVGRGSEATFTDVFEKQEAILRDLAKFNANGENLEASQKQETAKNCKCTVADVENALAKYVWVKEAQMKLQKLKDEGKPLPKTPEEAQKLMGSTPLDLARSNMAKSGTISRNAFCPCGSKKRYKRCCGKDK, encoded by the exons ATGGCAACATTCTTGTCAAAATCATTCTACAGTAACCGTAACAGTCACCTAATTCCGTCACAGTACCGTTACATTTCTGCCACGTCGCATCTTGACGGTTGGGTTGACTCCATTAAAGGTGTATTCACTGGTAAAAAGAAGTCTGAAGATTCTTCAAAATCACCTGAAGATGCCTATACCCTTCATC GTTGCGCGGATGAAATGGGTAAGGCAAGAAAGCTGGGAAGTTTAAAGCAGTATGTAGTGGGTAGGGGTAGTGAGGCAACATTTACTGATGTTTTTGAGAAGCAGGAGGCGATTCTTCGAGACCTTGCGAAGTTTAATGCAAATGGAGAG AATCTGGAAGCCAGTCAAAAGCAAGAAACAGCGAAGAATTGCAAATGTACTGTAGCGGATGTAGAGAACGCTTTGGCAAAGTATGTCTGGGTGAAAGAAGCACAAATGAAGTTACAGAAGTTAAAGGATGAGGGAAAACCATTACCAAAGACCCCGGAGGAG GCCCAGAAGTTAATGGGGTCTACACCTTTGGATCTTGCTAGATCCAATATGGCTAAGAGTGGTACTATTAGTAGAAACGCATTTTGCCCCTGCGGTTCCAAGAAGAGATACAAAAG GTGCTGTGGGAAAGATAAATGA
- the LOC141619590 gene encoding uncharacterized protein LOC141619590 — protein sequence MHRVGSTGNASGSNRPRKEKRFTYVLNASDDSKHCAGINCLDVLKSNGSDRTDYLFTGCRDGTLKRWALDEDSATCSTTFESHVDWVNDAVILGDHTLVSCSSDTTLKTWNCLSDGACTKTLRQHSDYVTCLAAAEKNTNIVASGGLGGEVFVWDIEAALAPVSKLNDVAEEESSNGINGGSGISPVTSLRTINSSSNISSHPSPSHGYVPTAAKGHKESVYALAMNDSGSILVSGGTEKVVRVWDPRSGSKTMKLRGHTDNVRALLLDSSGRYCISGSSDSMIRLWDLGQQRCVHSYAVHTDSVWALASTATFSHVYSGGRDQSLYLTDLSSRESILICAEEHPILQLALNDESIWVATTDSSVHRWPAEGQSPQKVFQKGGSFLAGNLSFSRARASLEGSSPIPVHHKPILTIPGTPAIVQHEVLNNRRHVLTKDTSGSVKLWEITRGVIIEDYGEVEFDEKKKELFEMVSIPAWFTVDTRLGSLSIHLETPQCFSAEMYSVDLNIVGKPEDDKVNLARETLKGLLAHWSAKRKQRLGSQILPNGEVQSVKDISARSMTHSRVEIDSNAENDSMVYPPFEFSASCPPSIITEGSQGGVWRKKTTALDGTEDEKDFPWWVLDCVVKNRLPPRENTKCSFYLYPCEGSPVQILTQGKLSAPRILRIQKVTTYVVEKMVLEKPLDGAVGEQPFAPSLTGGPLQNSVALGDGSFKSSLRPWQRLKPSIEILCNNQVLSPEMSLATVRAYVWKKPEDLVLNYRVMQGR from the exons ATGCATCGCGTCGGAAGCACGGGGAATGCATCTGGTTCAAATCGCCCTCGCAAGGAGAAGCGATTTACGTATGTGCTCAATGCATCTGATGACTCAAAG CACTGCGCAGGAATAAATTGCTTGGATGTTTTAAAGTCTAATGGCTCCGACAGAACTGATTATCTTTTTACTGGTTGCCGTGATGGTACATTAAAGAGATGGGCATTAGATGAAGATTCTGCTACCTGTTCAACTACGTTTGAGTCACATGTGGATTGG GTAAATGATGCGGTTATTttaggcgatcatacacttgtaTCCTGCTCTTCAGACACTACACTTAAG ACATGGAATTGCTTATCTGATGGTGCCTGCACGAAGACTTTACGTCAGCACTCTGACTACGTTACCTGTCTTGCCGCTGCTGAAAAAAAT ACCAACATTGTCGCTTCCGGTGGCCTCGGTGGAGAGGTATTTGTGTGGGATATAGAAGCTGCACTTGCTCCAGTTTCTAAGTTAAATGATGTTGCAGAAGAAGAATCGTCAAATGGAATTAATGGTGGATCAGGCATTTCCCCAGTGACCAGCCTACGTACTATAAACTCTAGTAGTAACATCTCTTCGCATCCCAGTCCTAGTCATGGGTATGTTCCCACTGCTGCCAAAGGACACAAGGAATCGGTGTATGCATTGGCAATGAATGATAGCGGAAGCATACTTGTTTCTGGTGGAACAGAAAAG GTTGTACGCGTTTGGGATCCTAGGTCTGGTTCAAAAACCATGAAGTTGAGAGGACATACAGATAATGTGAGGGCATTGCTGCTGGATTCTAGTGGCAG GTATTGTATATCTGGTTCTTCTGATTCAATGATCAG ACTATGGGATCTTGGTCAGCAGCGCTGTGTACATTCTTATGCTGTTCATACAGACTCGGTGTGGGCCCTCGCAAGTACGGCAACATTTAGCCATGTTTATAGTGGTGGTAGAGACCAATCG TTGTATTTGACGGACTTATCCTCCAGAGAGAGCATCTTGATCTGTGCAGAAGAGCACCCTATTCTTCAGTTGGCACTAAATGATGAAAGCATTTGGGTTGCCACTACAGATTCTTCGGTTCATAGATGGCCAGCTGAAGGACAGAGTCCTCAGAAAGTGTTTCAAAAAGGAGGGTCATTTTTGGCTGGAAATTTGTCCTTTTCTAGGGCCAGGGCTTCTCTAGAGGGATCTTCTCCG ATTCCAGTCCACCACAAGCCAATTTTAACTATTCCTGGAACTCCAGCTATTGTGCAGCACGAGGTATTAAATAACCGGAGGCATGTGCTTACCAAG GATACCTCTGGTTCTGTGAAGTTATGGGAGATAACCAGAGGCGTCATCATTGAAGATTACGGCGAG GTAGAATTTGATGAAAAGAAGAAGGAGCTTTTCGAAATG GTGAGCATTCCCGCTTGGTTCACAGTGGACACAAGGCTTGGCAGTCTGTCGATCCACTTGGAGACGCCACAATGCTTTTCTGCAGAGATGTACTCTGTTGATCTTAACATAGTAGGGAAGCCTGAAGATGACAAG GTGAACCTGGCTCGAGAAACACTCAAGGGTTTGTTAGCCCATTGGTCAGCGAAAAGAAAGCAAAGATTAGGATCTCAAATATTGCCAAATGGTGAAGTTCAGTCCGTAAAGGATATATCTGCCAGAAGCATGACCCATTCACGTGTTGAGATAGATAGTAATGCAGAAAATGATTCGATGGTGTATCCTCCATTTGAGTTTTCTGCTTCTTGTCCTCCTTCCATTATTACGGAGGGTTCTCAAGGGGGTGTGTGGCGGAAAAAAACAACAGCCTTAGATGGCACTGAAGATGAAAAGGACTTCCCTTGGTGGGTTTTGGATTGTGTTGTGAAGAACCGCCTGCCTCCAAGAGAGAATACAAA GTGCAGCTTTTACCTATATCCATGTGAAGGGTCTCCCGTCCAAATCCTAACACAAGGGAAATTGAGTGCCCCCCGCATATTAAGAATACAAAAG GTGACCACCTATGTCGTTGAAAAGATGGTCCTTGAAAAACCACTAGACGGTGCTGTTGGAGAGCAGCCGTTTGCTCCAAGTTTGACTGGAGGTCCATTACAGAACTCAGTGGCCTTAGGAGACGGCTCTTTTAAAAGTAGTTTGAGACCTTGGCAGCGACTGAAGCCTTCTATTGAAATCTTGTGCAATAATCAG GTGTTATCCCCAGAAATGAGCTTGGCAACTGTTCGAGCGTACGTTTGGAAAAAACCTGAGGACTTGGTACTTAATTATCGAGTGATGCAAGGAAGATGA
- the LOC141621073 gene encoding uncharacterized protein LOC141621073 codes for MTMTTIAEIEEYFNSFPPGYKFDPSDEELIIEYLLPRMKDDGKMHPNLMHDVNIYEHNPDYLAEKYCPQGNKGWYFFTPRDKKYPNGSRPNRQAGDGYWKATGADKAIQRDGVKVGSRRALVFYKGKPPKGEKTLWIMHEFRAAAVPSQVIKRKHSSINDGDDARDPNSMRLDKFILCRIYKKNVLTPKEKSEREQNEIFELQVDEMIEGESSYKESPVIDDINRGGNLYNVNTYGENNNNDNHNVNVYTTNYNCGDYPSVYPSVQPLIGSVSTNKLMADASISGMNVNPSSTSCAELLDWDQYQTYGNYNFLEDLNGDYNNDYENSLLHFLLDPQNPTIANPDLDPDPMDMISACQEALNMLNPPQHVTEEIEVKDVPLHSLPC; via the exons ATGACAATGACAACAATTGCAGAAATTGAGGAGTATTTCAATTCGTTTCCGCCCGGTTATAAGTTCGATCCATCGGATGAGGAGCTCATTATCGAATATTTACTACCAAGGATGAAGGATGATGGCAAGATGCACCCAAATTTGATGCATGATGTTAATATCTACGAGCATAATCCTGACTACCTTGCTG AGAAGTATTGTCCCCAAGGTAACAAAGGGTGGTATTTCTTCACACCAAGAGACAAAAAGTATCCTAATGGGAGTCGGCCAAATCGACAGGCAGGTGATGGTTATTGGAAAGCCACCGGAGCTGATAAAGCCATCCAACGGGATGGCGTCAAAGTTGGTTCTAGGAGGGCCCTTGTATTTTACAAGGGCAAGCCTCCTAAGGGTGAGAAGACCCTTTGGATTATGCACGAATTTCGTGCCGCCGCCGTACCTTCTCAAGTTATAAAAAGAAAGCATTCTTCTATTAATGATGGGGACGATGCTCGCGACCCTAATAGTATGAGG TTGGATAAGTTCATATTGTGTAGAATATATAAGAAGAATGTACTCACTCCTAAAGAGAAGTCTGAAAGAGAACAAAATGAAATCTTTGAATTACAAGTAGATGAGATGATAGAAGGTGAAAGTTCTTATAAAGAATCTCCTGTTATCGATGATATTAACCGCGGCGGTAACTTGTACAATGTTAATACTTACGGTgaaaataacaacaatgacaatCACAATGTTAACGTGTATACTACCAACTACAATTGTGGAGATTACCCTTCGGTTTACCCTTCGGTTCAACCGTTGATTGGGAGCGTATCGACGAATAAGTTGATGGCGGATGCAAGCATCTCCGGCATGAATGTCAACCCATCATCGACATCGTGTGCCGAATTATTGGACTGGGATCAGTATCAGACATATGGTAATTATAACTTTTTAGAAGATCTTAATGGTGATTATAATAATGATTATGAGAATTCGTTATTACACTTTTTATTAGACCCACAAAATCCAACGATAGCAAATCCAGATCTGGATCCAGATCCAATGGATATGATATCAGCATGTCAGGAAGCTTTAAACATGTTGAACCCACCGCAGCATGTGACTGAAGAGATTGAAGTTAAAGATGTTCCTCTTCATTCGCTCCCTTGCTAA